A region of the Ornithinimicrobium ciconiae genome:
AGGCACCCCGGCCTCCCGGATCGCTTCGGGTGGACCTTCGCTCTTCTTGCCCCACGCCATGACGCCTCACTCCATCCCGGCACGCAGGCGTGCCCGCTCGCGATACAACATGGTCAGCTCCTCGTTCTTGGCACGCTCTTCCGGACTCCCCGGCTCAGCGCGCTGCAGGGCGCTGAGGGCATCAGAGATGCGCCGCGCGACCCCAGCCTCCACCACCCTGCTCACCAGGGACTCGACATAGCGCTGGGGCGGCTGGCCGGTGCCGGCATCGAGCCGCACGGGCAGCGTGGCGACGGCCAGCTCATGGACCAGTGGCCGCGCAGCCTCACTGGTCGCCGTAGACACTGCTGCAGCCCAGCCCTGGCTGCTCATGGTGCGCGCTGCGGCCAATCCACCACCGGAGCGCACACCCTCCAGAACCGCCCGGTGAGCCGGTGCCCGCATCCCGTCTGACGGCAGCTGCGTCAGCGCTTCGGGTGCGACGGTGCCGGGATACTGCAGGACGACCTGGAGCAACTGGCGCTCGGCAGAGACCAAGGGGTCCCGCAGATCAGGACGAGGCAGCCGCTGCTGCTCCGGGGGGCCATCCTCCGGTGGGCCGTCGTAGGGCGGGCCATCCTCGGGTGGGCCGTCATACTGCGGACCATCCTGCGGTGGACCTGGGTGAGGCGGGCCGGCGTGCTGCGGTGCCCAGCCATTCTGACCGCCGGGTCGCTGCGGCGAGGCACCACGGGGGCCGCTCCGGCCCTGAGACGAGCGTCCGGCACGGGCGGCCTCTGAACCGACCCGTTCGACCGGCATGCCGAGCCAGCCTGCGACGGTGCGGACATACTCCGGTCGTAGCGCAGGGTCCCGGATCCCCGCCAGGATGGGTGCTGCGGCGCGCATCGCCGAGACCCGCTCCTCGGCACGGTCCAGGTCATAGGGGGCGATGGTCGACCGGATGGCGAACTCAAACAGTGGCACCGCGTCCTCGATCAACTCACGGACCGGCTCGTCACCGCCCGACAGTCGCAGGTCGTTGGGATCCTGCCCTGCTGGTGCCACCGCCACATAGGACTGGCTGGCCCAGCGCTGGTCCTCGCGGAACGCACGCATCGCCGCCTTCTGGCCG
Encoded here:
- the dnaG gene encoding DNA primase, giving the protein MAGLIRPEDVQTVKERTSIEDVVREHVTLRPGGTGSLKGLCPFHDEKTPSFNIRPAVGAWHCFGCGEGGDVISFVMKIDHLTFAEAVERLAGKLGMELRYAEGTGGRGRRDGEGGLGRRARLVEAHRAAAEFYASAFAESPEGQTARDFLLAKGFGLDDAARFQVGYAPQSGEALTRHLRAKEFTDDELVIAGLSGRSSRGLYDRFRGRVLWPIRDITGDTVGFGARRIFEDDRIQAKYLNTSETPIYRKTSVLYGLDLAKKPMAEQRRAVVVEGYTDVMACHLAGVDTAVATCGTAFGVDHIKMLRRILRDEAGLSPARVIFTFDGDAAGQKAAMRAFREDQRWASQSYVAVAPAGQDPNDLRLSGGDEPVRELIEDAVPLFEFAIRSTIAPYDLDRAEERVSAMRAAAPILAGIRDPALRPEYVRTVAGWLGMPVERVGSEAARAGRSSQGRSGPRGASPQRPGGQNGWAPQHAGPPHPGPPQDGPQYDGPPEDGPPYDGPPEDGPPEQQRLPRPDLRDPLVSAERQLLQVVLQYPGTVAPEALTQLPSDGMRAPAHRAVLEGVRSGGGLAAARTMSSQGWAAAVSTATSEAARPLVHELAVATLPVRLDAGTGQPPQRYVESLVSRVVEAGVARRISDALSALQRAEPGSPEERAKNEELTMLYRERARLRAGME